Genomic DNA from Terriglobales bacterium:
CGAGAACCGCGTGTTCGCGCGCCTGGGCCTGGAAGGCCTGCGTACGCCTGCGAACGCCGGCCTGAAAGCGCTGATGGAAGTGGCGTCGCTGGACGGCCGGCGGCCGCTCACCACCAGCGACGTGGCGTTTCGCCTGGCGCCGCGCATCAACGCCGCCGGGCGCATGCAGATCGCGCACGACGTGGTGGAACTGTTCTCGGCGCGCGACCAGGCCCGCGCGCGGGAGCTGGCCGCGCGCCTCGATGCGCTAAACGCCGAGCGGCAGCAGGAGGAGCGCCGCATTGTCGAAGAAGCTTTCCAGCGCCTGGAGGAGGACCGGGCGTTGCGCGAAAGCTACTGCCTGGTCGTGGACGGCGAAGGCTGGCATCGTGGCGTCATCGGCATCGTGGCCACGCGGGTGGTCGAGCGCTATAACCGGCCGACGCTGGTGGTTTCCCGCGAGGGCGAAGAGGCGCACGGTTCGGGCCGCTCCATCCACGCCTTCCACCTGCTGGATGCGCTCGAATCCTGCCGGCAGTTGTTCACGCGCTACGGCGGGCACGCCTACGCCGTGGGCTTCGCGCTGCCCAGTGCGCGGATCGGCGAACTGCGCGCCGCGATGAATGCACACGCCCGCGCCCGCCTCACCGAGGACGACTTTGTGCCCGTGCTCAAATACGATGACGAACTGCGGCTCGATGACGTGACGCCGGCGCTCTACCGGTCGCTCGCGCCGCTCGAGCCGTTCGGCGTGGGGAATCCGCAGCCGGTGTTCGTGGCGCGCGATGTGCGCATCCTGCAGCCTCCGCAGGTTCTCAAGGAAAAACACCTCAAGCTGCGTGTGGCGCAGCCCGACAGCGAGGGCAGGATCCGCCGCGCCTTCGACGCGCTCGGCTGGCGCAGGGCAGAAAAGGCTACGGAGCTGGCGGCGGGCGACGTCGTGGACCTGGCCTTCACCGTGGAAGGGAACAGCCATCCGGAATTCGGCGGGCTGCAACTGAACGTAGCGGATGTGACCAAGCCTTCGTAGAGACGGAGCTTGATGCGTCTGCTAGCCGTTGCAAGCAACATCTCTACGAACCGTTTGTTGTCATTGTGGAACAGGTGAGAGCGGTCGGTGCCCCATGTCTGCGCCGTGGTGTTCGGCGCAGACATGGGATCGACGCCAAGAAGACATCACCCACGTACGCGCCACTTGCGGGCGCGAACGTGGGGCACCGTCGGCCATCTCCAGTTAAGTACAGTTCTTCCAAACGGTTCGCTGACGCTTCTTTCACGTAGACTTGTTGCATGACCCTCGATGTCCCACGTTTGCGGCGGTGGTTTGCGGCGGCGGCGGTGCTGCTGGTGCTGGTGGTGGCCGGTTGGTACGCGGCCGGCCGCTGGGCGCAGCGGCGCGTAGCGCGCGAGCTTCCCAAGCAACTGGGGGTCGAAATCCAGCAGAGCACGGAGGGCTTCACGCTTTCGCGCTCCGAGGGCGGGCGCACGCTGTTCACGGTGAAGGCCTCGCGCGCCGTCCGGCTGACCGCCGGGGGCCGGGCCGAGCTGAAGGACGTGAGCGTGGTGATCTACGGGCGGCGCGCGAACCGCTTCGACCAGATCTACGGCTCCGACTTCGAATACGACCCCGACACCGGCAACATCGCGGCCCGGGGCGAAGTGCACATCGACCTG
This window encodes:
- the recJ gene encoding single-stranded-DNA-specific exonuclease RecJ; the encoded protein is MRWQRRAAAPDPALVSSLCQSAGLDPLPARILVARGISTPEAARRYLAPSLSDLHSPFAMSGMQQALARLEAAIARKEPIFIYGDYDVDGTVAIVILKTAIELAGGVAGFHIPHRIRDGYGMKDSVIEQAARDGVRLVVSVDTGIRAFAAAEAARRAGVDLIVTDHHLPHPEEGVPEAFAVLNPNQPGCAYPSKSLCGAGVAFKMAQALLEKIGRERLLPSFLKMVALATIADAVPLEGENRVFARLGLEGLRTPANAGLKALMEVASLDGRRPLTTSDVAFRLAPRINAAGRMQIAHDVVELFSARDQARARELAARLDALNAERQQEERRIVEEAFQRLEEDRALRESYCLVVDGEGWHRGVIGIVATRVVERYNRPTLVVSREGEEAHGSGRSIHAFHLLDALESCRQLFTRYGGHAYAVGFALPSARIGELRAAMNAHARARLTEDDFVPVLKYDDELRLDDVTPALYRSLAPLEPFGVGNPQPVFVARDVRILQPPQVLKEKHLKLRVAQPDSEGRIRRAFDALGWRRAEKATELAAGDVVDLAFTVEGNSHPEFGGLQLNVADVTKPS